The window CCGGACCTCGGGTCGGGCGGCCAACGCCCGCGCGGTCGGGAGCTGACTGCCCGGCGTACAGCGGACCCGGACGATCAGCAGGTCGACCGGGCCGCCACCGGGCTGGGGCGCGACGGCCACCTTGACCAGCCCGCCGGCGATCAGTTGCTGGGCCCGGCGGGCCACCGTGGTCACCGAGGTCCCGATCAGCGCGGCGATCTCCGTCCAACTCGCCCGGCCGTTGACCTGGAGCGCGGCGACGATGCGTCGGTCGGTCGGGTCGAGGTCGTACGGGCCGGAAGCCATCACGCGGGGGAGACGGTCGACGGGGCGCCGGAGATCGGCGCCGCGATCGTCCGGCCGTGACGGGCGGGCATCATCGGGTTCGGTCGTTCCACGGTGACCAGCGTGGGGTACGGAACGCCGGTCAGCAACGCCGCCATGTCCGGTTTTCGGCTAGCTCGTAGGCAAAGCGGAGTTGTACGCGAGGTGTCGGATCGGTAGGTTTCCGGCGGCGGCAGCCCGAGGACCCGACCGTCACCCCCGACCGAGGTCCCGTCCCGGTGCCCGGCCACCTCGCCGGTCGCGGGAAACGCCACGACGGCGCGCCGGTCGGCGGCCCGACGCCGCACCGTAGGCTCTGGCCTCATGACCGGACTCCTCGGCCCGGCGGAGATCCGGGAACTGGCCGCCCGACTCGGCGTCGCGCCGACCAAGAAACTGGGCCAGAACTTCGTCCACGACCCCAACACCGTCCGCCGGATCGTGGCCGCAGCCGAACTCACCCCGGACGACGTGGCCCTGGAGGTCGGCCCGGGACTGGGCTCGCTCACCCTCGGACTGCTCACGGCGGCCGCGCACGTACACGTGGTGGAGATCGACCCGACGCTGGCCGCGGCGCTGCCGGCGACCGTCGCCGACCGGGCCGGTGCCGCCGCCGACCGGTTGACCGTGCACCGCGCCGACGCGCTGCGGATCACCGCCGCCGAACTGGCCGAGCCGGCACCGACCGCGCTGGTCGCGAACCTGCCGTACAACGTGGCCGTGCCGGTGGTCCTGCACCTGCTCGCCGAACTGCCCACCCTGCGCCAGGGACTGGTGATGGTGCAGAAGGAGGTCGCCGACCGGCTGGTCGCCGGTCCCGGCTCGAAGACGTACGGCATCCCGTCGGTCAAACTCGCCTGGTACGCGACCGCGCGGGGCGCCGGCAAGGTCCCGCCGAACGTCTTCTGGCCGGTGCCGAACGTCGACTCCGGCCTGGTCGCCTTCACCCGCCGGGAGCCGCCCCGCACCGACGTACCCCGGAAGAAGGTTTTCGCGGTGGTGGACGCGGCCTTCGCGCAGCGCCGCAAGACCCTGCGCGCCGCGCTCGCCGGCTGGGCCGGTGGCGCGGACCGGGCCGCGGCGGCGCTGATCGCGGCCGGCGTCGACCCCGGCGCCCGGGGCGAGGCGCTGACCGTCGAGCAGTTCGCCGCCATCGCCGCGTCGGCCCCGACCGACCCCGAACGTGCCGAGTAGGCTGACGCCCGTGCTGTCGACGAGGCCCCTACCGTCCCCACCCGACGTCACCCCGGCGGTGGCGCCACGGGTCCGGGGCCGTGCCCGGTGACCGAGGCATGGCGGCCCGACGACGATGAACGGTCCCGACGCGCGGCGACCGGCCCGGTCCGGGTACGCGTCCCGGCGAAGATCAACCTGCACCTCGGGGTGGGTCCGCTGCGCCCCGACGGCTACCACGAACTCAACACCGTCTACCACGCCATCGCGCTCTACGACGAGCTGACCGCCCGGCGCGGCGACACCCTCACCCTCACCATGGAGGGAGAGGGGACCGGCGAGCTGGCGCTCGACGACGACAACCTCGTCATCCGGGCCGCCCGCGCGCTCGCCGCACACACCGGCGTGCCCGCACACGCCCGGCTGCACCTGCGCAAGCAGATCCCGCTCGCCGCCGGACTGGCCGGTGGCAGCGCCGACGCCGCCGCCGCCCTGGTCGCCTGCGACACGCTCTGGGGCACCAACCTCTCCCGCGACCAACTCGCCGCGATCGCCGCCGACCTCGGCTCCGACGTACCGTTCCTGATCTTCGGCGGCACCGCGCTGGGCACCGGCCGGGGCGAGACGGTCAGCCCCGTACTGGCCCGGCCGACGACCTGGCACTGGGTGGTCGCGATCGCCGACGGCGGCCTCTCCACCCCGACCGCGTACCGGGAACTGGACCGGTTGCGCGCCGACGGTGCCGCACCCCCACCGCTGCCGAACGCCGACGCGCTGCTCGCCGCCCTGCGCCAGCGCAGCCCCGCGGTACTCGCCGCGACCCTCGGCAACGACCTGCAGGCCGCCGCCCAGTCGCTGCGCCCCGCCCTGGCGGCGACCCTCAAGGCCGGCGAGACCGCCGGTGCGCTCGCCGGCATGGTCTCCGGCTCCGGCCCCACCTGCGTCTTCCTCGCGGCCGACGCCGCCGGTGCCAGCCGGATCGCCGCCGAACTCGAGGCCGCCGGGGTCTGCCGCGCCGCCCGTACGGCCACCGGCCCGGTTCCCGGTGCCCGCGTGATCTGACCGGCCGACGGGTCCGCCACCCGCGTAGGCTTGAACTACTCCAGGCGTCCCCTCGTGCCGGCCCGACCGGCACCCGGGGCGCCTTTGATCATGGAAGGTGGGCTCGTGGCCAACATCGTCAACCTGGACCGGGCGTCCAAGGGCTATGGCGCGGCCGGGCAACTGCTCACCGACGTGTCCCTCGGCCTCGACGACGCCGACCGGATCGGCGTCGTCGGGCTGAACGGGGCCGGCAAGTCGACCCTGCTCCGCCTGCTCACCAAGATCGAGGAACCGGACAACGGGCGGGTCACCCACCGCCGCGACCTGCGGGTCGCCTGGCTGCCGCAGACCCTCAACCTGGACGCCGAGGCGACCGTACGGGACGTGGTGCTCGGCACCGCCTGGCTGGACCAGAGCATGGGCG of the Micromonospora sp. NBC_01796 genome contains:
- the rsmA gene encoding 16S rRNA (adenine(1518)-N(6)/adenine(1519)-N(6))-dimethyltransferase RsmA, which codes for MTGLLGPAEIRELAARLGVAPTKKLGQNFVHDPNTVRRIVAAAELTPDDVALEVGPGLGSLTLGLLTAAAHVHVVEIDPTLAAALPATVADRAGAAADRLTVHRADALRITAAELAEPAPTALVANLPYNVAVPVVLHLLAELPTLRQGLVMVQKEVADRLVAGPGSKTYGIPSVKLAWYATARGAGKVPPNVFWPVPNVDSGLVAFTRREPPRTDVPRKKVFAVVDAAFAQRRKTLRAALAGWAGGADRAAAALIAAGVDPGARGEALTVEQFAAIAASAPTDPERAE
- a CDS encoding 4-(cytidine 5'-diphospho)-2-C-methyl-D-erythritol kinase — its product is MTEAWRPDDDERSRRAATGPVRVRVPAKINLHLGVGPLRPDGYHELNTVYHAIALYDELTARRGDTLTLTMEGEGTGELALDDDNLVIRAARALAAHTGVPAHARLHLRKQIPLAAGLAGGSADAAAALVACDTLWGTNLSRDQLAAIAADLGSDVPFLIFGGTALGTGRGETVSPVLARPTTWHWVVAIADGGLSTPTAYRELDRLRADGAAPPPLPNADALLAALRQRSPAVLAATLGNDLQAAAQSLRPALAATLKAGETAGALAGMVSGSGPTCVFLAADAAGASRIAAELEAAGVCRAARTATGPVPGARVI